The following coding sequences are from one Halomonas sp. HAL1 window:
- a CDS encoding TetR family transcriptional regulator C-terminal domain-containing protein, with amino-acid sequence MTAVSVTHESPSREKVETNILMAAEEVFSQYGYRGASLQVIADRAGLPKANILYYMGSKQALYVRLLNRMMHRWNKVLEDITPESDPATVLSDFIRAKMVLGQRYPEGSKLFAAEILAGAPFLSDYLAGELREWVASRAAIIRQWSAQGKMDTVDPKWLIFLIWSATQHYTEYSAQVSGILGRDALTEEDVESISAFLEHVILKGCGITQASTNAHLVEK; translated from the coding sequence ATGACCGCTGTATCCGTCACTCATGAAAGCCCCAGCCGTGAAAAAGTTGAGACAAATATTCTGATGGCCGCTGAAGAAGTGTTTTCTCAGTACGGTTACCGTGGAGCGAGCTTGCAAGTGATCGCTGATCGGGCCGGTCTCCCTAAGGCTAATATTTTGTACTACATGGGAAGTAAGCAGGCGCTTTATGTGCGACTGCTTAACCGTATGATGCATCGCTGGAACAAGGTGCTTGAAGATATTACCCCGGAGAGTGATCCAGCGACTGTGCTGAGTGATTTTATCCGCGCCAAAATGGTGCTTGGTCAGCGCTACCCCGAAGGCTCAAAACTGTTTGCAGCGGAAATTTTAGCCGGCGCTCCCTTCTTGAGTGACTATCTGGCCGGTGAACTGCGTGAATGGGTGGCTTCTCGTGCCGCGATCATTCGCCAGTGGTCTGCGCAAGGTAAAATGGACACCGTCGATCCCAAGTGGCTAATCTTCTTAATTTGGTCTGCTACCCAGCACTACACTGAATATAGCGCTCAGGTAAGCGGTATTCTAGGCCGAGATGCATTAACTGAAGAGGATGTTGAATCAATTTCAGCCTTTCTTGAGCACGTTATCCTAAAAGGGTGCGGAATCACTCAGGCAAGTACTAACGCTCACTTGGTGGAAAAGTGA